The genomic DNA TTCGCTCAGTCCGAGAGCAGGTCGTCGTACTCGTTCACGGTCGCGGTGATCTCCTCGAAAGACGGCGGCGATCCGGTCCGGACGAACCGGTTCGCGACGGCGTTCCCGAGCGTCAGAGCGGCCCCGTCGTCGAGCCCGTAGAGGAGCCCGAGCGCGAAGCCCGCGTTGAAGTGATCGCCCGCGCTGGTCGTGAGCGCCGGATCGGGCACCTTCGGAACGTCGACGCGGGCCGTGCCGGCCTCCGAGAGCGCGAGTGAGAAGTCCACGTTGTGGCCGACGAAGCGCGTCACGTCCAGGTTGTCGTACACGACGGCCGCGGCCTCGGCGAACGAGCGGTCCGGCTCCGCCGTCGTCAACCGATCCGCCAGCGCGAGCGTCTCGACGCGGTTCGCGCTCAGCGTGAAGTCCGCGACCGCCGCGAGTCCCTCGAGCGGCCCGATCCCGCGCTCGACCTGTTCGGCGGTCAGCTGCCGGATGTCGCCGGGGTCGAAGAGGATTCGTTCGGGGGGGTCCGAGAGCCTCGGCCAGAGGTCCTCGCGGAGCCCCGAGAGGACCGACGGGAGCCGGGGCATCACCGTCCAGTAGCCGATCCCGAGGAGTTCTGTACCGTCGACGTGCGCCGCGAGCTCGTCCAGCGGAATCGTCTCGACGACGGTCTCCCAGTCGAATCGCAGGTAGCTGCCCGGTTCGATGAACATACACTTCCCGTCGTCGAACTCGACGGCGTGGGTCTCGCCGGGTTCGCCGAGCGAGGCCATCTCGTAGGCGCCGAACTCCTCCGCGAAGACGTCTCTGATCGGTCGCCCGAAGGTACCGATCATCGCCGGATCGTAGCCGATCCCGCCGAAGAATCGGGCGAGATGAGACGTGTGACCGCCCGTTCGGGTCCCGTTTCGGACCCACTCGACCGCGAGCGAACTGTTCTCGTCGGCCGAGTCCCGGAAGCGATCCGCGAGCGAGTCCAGCGTCCGGATCGGCGTGTACGACTCCGGGCCGTGGCGGGTGTCGACCATCTCCTGGACGGCGTCGATCATTCCGTCGAACCCGAAGACGACGTCGCCGCCGTCGACGGACGCCGGCAGCTGTCGCTGGCAGGCGCGGACCGCCGCCTCCGTGGTGACGTCCGGGTGCGTGACTGACATACCCGAAGTCGAATCGAGCGGCATAAATCAGTTTTGTCAGTGGTCCGTTTTTTCACTGGTTCGTCGACGCATACTGATTACTCTCACTTTGTACCACCGAGCACCACCCCCGTTACCGGCGCTCGGAGGGAGGAGACGAGAGTAATCAGTATCAGCGGCCGGGAGAGACGATCTTCTTCAGCCCCTCGCTGTCGGCCATCCGGTCGAATGCGGTCTCCAGTCCGGAGAGGTCGAACCTGCCGGTGACGAGCGGGTCGACCTCGACGCGGCCGCCCCGCAGGAACGTCACCGCCCGGGAGAACGTGTTCGGCGTGAGCGCGAACGTGCCGACCAGTTCGAGTTCCCGGTAGTACACGTCGAACGGGTCGATCTCGATCGTCTCGTTCTGCGGTGGCACGCCGAAGACGAGCGTCGTGCCGCCGGCGGAGGTGATCGAGTGCGCCGTCTCGATGGTGTCGGGGAGTCCGACGGCCTCGACCGCCACGTCGACCCGATCGACGAGATCCCCGACCCGCTCCGGGAGGGGCGTCGCGGTGGGGTCGACGACGTGGTCCGCGCCGAGGTCGGCCGCCGTCTCCCGCCGATGATCGACCGGTTCGGAGACGACGGTCGTGCCCGCGCCGCTGGCGCGGAAGGCCTGCAGCAACAGGAGGCCGATCGGGCCCGCGCCGACGATGACGACGGTGTCGCCGGTCTCGATGTCGGCCTGATCCACCCCGCGGATGCAACACCCGAGCGGTTCCGCGAAGGTCGCCTTCTCGTAGGAGAGGTCGCCGATCGGTTCGAGGCTGGCCGCCGGAACGCGGACGTACTCGGCGAACGCCCCGTCGAGGATCTCGTCGCCGGCGCCGCCGATGGCGACGAGGTCCTCACAGAGGTTCTGCCGGCCCGTATCGCAGAACCGACAGTCGCCGCAGGGGCGTCCGGGATAGACGGCGACCCGGTCGCCCGCCTCGACGCCGGTGACCCCCTCGCCGACCTCGACGACCTCGCCGGCGCTCTCGTGGCCGGGGACGAGCGGGAACTCGGCGGGGAACGTCCCCCGATACAGGTGGTAGTCGGTCATACAGACGCCGCAGGCGCCGACCCGGACCACCGCCTCGTCGGGGCCGGCCGCGGGTCGCTCGCGCTCCTCGACCGAGACCTCGTCGCGGTCGGTGATGACGGCCGCTCTCATCGTCGACCCCGCCGGGAGGGCGCGTTCGCGTAGTCGGACTCGCCGCCGCGTCGCGTGTCGTCCGAACCGTGTCCAACGGGTGGAACGCTGGATCGAGGCGTCTCACGCATCGTCGAGCGAGATCATCCCTTTGATCACGGTCGGTTCCATCGCGCGGTCGAACGCGTCGTCGACGTCCTCCAGCGAGGACCGGAAGTCGACCATCCCCTCGACGTCGACGACGCCGTCGGCCAGCAGGTCGATCGCGGCCGGGTAGGTGTTCGCGTAGCGGAACGACCCGTGGACGTCGATCTCGTTGTCGATCACCTCCAGGACGTCGAAGGGCACCTCCGCCTCCTCCGAGAGGCCGACGAGCACCACGGTCCCGCCGCGTCGAACCCCCTCGAGCGTCGACCGGATCGACGGCTCTGCCCCCGAGGCCTCGACGACGACGTCCGCACCGACGCCGTCGGTGTACTCGTCGACGGCCGTCGCGAGATCCGTCTCTCTGACGTCGATCGCGCGGTCGACGCCGCGTTCGCGAGCGAATGCCAGTTTCTCCGGGACGACGTCGGTGATGAGGACGTCGGTGGCCCCGGCCGCGCGAACGGCCTCCGCGACCGTCAGTCCGATGGGGCCGGCACCCGTCACGAGGACGGTGTCGCCGGTGCCGACGTTCCCGCGCTGCGCGGCGTGGAGGCCCACCGAAAGCGGTTCACAGAGCGCTCCCTCGACCGTCGAAACGGTCTCGGGGAGTCTGTACGCGAAGTCCGCCGGCCAGGAGACGTACTCGGCGAACGCCCCGTCGTGCGGGGGCGTCGCCATGAACTCGACCGACTCGCAGAGGTGGTACTCCCCCCGCTTGCAGTGGCCACATCGCCGACACGGCACGCCGGGTTCGAGGGCGACGCGGTCGCCCGCCTCCAGTCCGGAGACGTTCTCGCCGACTTCGACCACCTCGCC from Halobellus limi includes the following:
- a CDS encoding carbohydrate kinase family protein — encoded protein: MSVTHPDVTTEAAVRACQRQLPASVDGGDVVFGFDGMIDAVQEMVDTRHGPESYTPIRTLDSLADRFRDSADENSSLAVEWVRNGTRTGGHTSHLARFFGGIGYDPAMIGTFGRPIRDVFAEEFGAYEMASLGEPGETHAVEFDDGKCMFIEPGSYLRFDWETVVETIPLDELAAHVDGTELLGIGYWTVMPRLPSVLSGLREDLWPRLSDPPERILFDPGDIRQLTAEQVERGIGPLEGLAAVADFTLSANRVETLALADRLTTAEPDRSFAEAAAVVYDNLDVTRFVGHNVDFSLALSEAGTARVDVPKVPDPALTTSAGDHFNAGFALGLLYGLDDGAALTLGNAVANRFVRTGSPPSFEEITATVNEYDDLLSD
- a CDS encoding alcohol dehydrogenase catalytic domain-containing protein; translation: MRAAVITDRDEVSVEERERPAAGPDEAVVRVGACGVCMTDYHLYRGTFPAEFPLVPGHESAGEVVEVGEGVTGVEAGDRVAVYPGRPCGDCRFCDTGRQNLCEDLVAIGGAGDEILDGAFAEYVRVPAASLEPIGDLSYEKATFAEPLGCCIRGVDQADIETGDTVVIVGAGPIGLLLLQAFRASGAGTTVVSEPVDHRRETAADLGADHVVDPTATPLPERVGDLVDRVDVAVEAVGLPDTIETAHSITSAGGTTLVFGVPPQNETIEIDPFDVYYRELELVGTFALTPNTFSRAVTFLRGGRVEVDPLVTGRFDLSGLETAFDRMADSEGLKKIVSPGR
- a CDS encoding NAD(P)-dependent alcohol dehydrogenase, which codes for MRTAVLVEPTEFELQDRERPTPGPDDVLVAIRDVGICGSDIHYYEHGRIGDYVVEEPLVLGHESAGEVVEVGENVSGLEAGDRVALEPGVPCRRCGHCKRGEYHLCESVEFMATPPHDGAFAEYVSWPADFAYRLPETVSTVEGALCEPLSVGLHAAQRGNVGTGDTVLVTGAGPIGLTVAEAVRAAGATDVLITDVVPEKLAFARERGVDRAIDVRETDLATAVDEYTDGVGADVVVEASGAEPSIRSTLEGVRRGGTVVLVGLSEEAEVPFDVLEVIDNEIDVHGSFRYANTYPAAIDLLADGVVDVEGMVDFRSSLEDVDDAFDRAMEPTVIKGMISLDDA